The Saccharopolyspora gregorii genomic interval TCGTCGATGCGGTGCTTGAAGTCGGCGCGGCGGGTGTCCGCGTTCGGCGGCAGCTGCTCGTAGAGCACCCGCAGCAGGCCCGCGTTCTCCTCGAACGCGGTGATGAGCGCGAGCACGTTGCCGCGCACCGCGTCCGGCAGCGAGCCGCCCGCGAGGTTGGCGACGAACGCGCGCGAAATGCGAGCGCGCAGCCGGTCGGCGCAGCGGTCCACGACCTCGCCGAGCAGCACGTGCTTGTCCGGGAAGTACTGGTACAGCGACCCGGGGCTGATGCCCGCCGCCGCGGCGATGCGCCCGGTGCTCGCCCGGTCGTAGCCGTGCGCCAGCAGCACTTCGTACCCGGCGTCGAGGATGCGCCGCACCATCGCGCGGGAGCGCTCCTGGCTGGGCTCACGCCGCATCGGACGCCGGGTTCGAGCGGCCACGGACACCTCCGGAAACGCGAATTGAACGCGAATGAATCTTCGTGTCAGCATCATCGGCATGACCTCACCTGTGACGCAACGCACTCCCGGGGCGGTGTACCCGGACCGGTTCTTCGGCGCCCCGGAGCGCTCCCGGCGGATCGGGCGGGTGCTGCGGCTGG includes:
- a CDS encoding TetR/AcrR family transcriptional regulator, which translates into the protein MRREPSQERSRAMVRRILDAGYEVLLAHGYDRASTGRIAAAAGISPGSLYQYFPDKHVLLGEVVDRCADRLRARISRAFVANLAGGSLPDAVRGNVLALITAFEENAGLLRVLYEQLPPNADTRRADFKHRIDELATTALLGYLPGGARADAVAWVLVRTVENLAISYVLDPPEVDREDAVEEITALLTGYLATRLDPERR